A part of Paroedura picta isolate Pp20150507F chromosome 7, Ppicta_v3.0, whole genome shotgun sequence genomic DNA contains:
- the RPL17 gene encoding large ribosomal subunit protein uL22, whose protein sequence is MVRYSLDPENPTKSCKSRGSNLRVHFKNTRETAQAIKGMHIRKATKYLKDVTLKKQCVPFRRYNGGVGRCAQAKQWGWTQGRWPKKSAEFLLHMLKNAESNAELKGLDVDSLVIEHIQVNKAPKMRRRTYRAHGRINPYMSSPCHIEMILTEKEQIVPKPEEEVAQKKKISQKKLKKQKLMARE, encoded by the exons ATGGTCCGCTACTCGCTTGATCCAGAGAACCCCACGAAAT CATGCAAGTCAAGGGGCTCCAATCTTCGAGTCCACTTCAAG AACACACGTGAGACTGCTCAAGCGATCAAGGGTATGCACATTCGGAAGGCCACCAAGTACTTAAAAGATGTGACCCTGAAGAAGCAGTGTGTGCCCTTTCGCCGCTACAATGGTGGGGTCGGCAGATGTGCTCAG GCCAAGCAGTGGGGCTGGACACAGGGACGCTGGCCGAAGAAGAGCGCCGAATTCCTCCTGCACATGCTCAAGAATGCTGAGAGCAATGCTGAGCTGAAG GGTCTGGATGTGGATTCTCTGGTCATTGAGCACATTCAAGTCAACAAAGCTCCAAAAATGCGCAGGCGGACCTACAGGGCTCACGGCCGCATCAACCCCTATATGAGTTCCCCCTGCCACATCGAGATGATCCTCACAGAGAAGGAGCAAATTGTCCCCAAGCCAGAAGAAGAAGTTGCTCAGAAGAAAAAG ATATCCCAGAagaaactgaagaagcagaaactTATGGCTCGGGAATAA